ACTTCCTATGTAAGGTGGTCACTGATTCACTGGTCATAGGGGAGATTGAGGAGCTGATCTTAAAGATACCTAGCAACATGTATAAACAAATATAATGGAGACAGATATCCAATATCACATTTTTGTAGCAGATCGTGAATGACTTATCTTTCTAAACAAATATAATGGAGACAGATAAAGAAACACAATATTCATCCATTATCATTCAAAGACAAAGCCTAATAGAGGTAAGATATCCTTACATGTACACTTTGCATTTGATGCAGATCTGCCATTGCTTTTTGCCTTGACTGCATTGAATTTGGTTAAAGTTGTGTGTTATGCAGAAATAGGGAAAAATTGAACTCAAGAATAAAAAACATGTAAGCTTATTGTGATGATGATGGAATGACAAAATAGATTCAAGAACAGCCTTTTGTGATGATGATGGAATGACAAAATAGATTCAAGAACTTACGACAATCTTTAGGTTAAGTACAATGAAAAAATTAGAAACTGTCTACTAGTTAAAAGAAATACTGTCTCTGTCCCACCCCAAGTGATTCGTATTTTTTGGGATGTCGCAACTAAAATGATGCATTTCCTATTCTGGCCAAAATCTACACTtgtttatctctcttacttttctctctctactgctttattctctctttatttaacCACTAAACAACACTTCCTAAATTCCAGTGCCCAAAAGGAGTGCCTCACTTGAGGTGGgtcagagggagtactaaactTCTATCACCATTCATATTGAGTCCATTGCAGAAATACGAGTCAGGGAGATACTCCAAGAAAAATCACAAAGAAGATTTCATAGTAGGGATGTGTTACTGAATGGAGAATGTATTTCTTTACACAAAATTGACCACATATGGAATTGAACCACTACAATGGTAACACCCCACAGTTACAATGGCTCTCTCATATGATCACAGTAACCATTTCTGCCAATTTTCTTCATGGTGATAGGATAAATAGCTTTTCTAGACAATCATAATTTAAGACTAAGTCACTAAGCTAAGTAGTTAGATGTTGACTTTCTGAGCACTTTCATTATTTCAAGTGCTTGGTCTATTGAAAAGCTTTCTATCAGCTGGATTTTCATGCTAACCAAAAAACATGCACAGACTAACCATCAAATCGAGGCTAATGACTAAATGTCGACAATTACATTATAGAACAACGTCCTTAACGAGATAACTAGGAGTCGAGTAAGCATACCGATTGGTTGGATGCCCATCGCTCATAATAATGAGTGTATCTTTCCAAGGAGTTCTTGGCCATCTCCCTCCTCCTTTCCGATTCGTCATACTGAACCAATTCACATTTCAATTACAAGAAAGCAATCAGATTTAATGCAGAAGAACATAACAAATGATATGTAAAGAAGATGCTAGCAACATAAATCCATGTATTGCATACCACTCCCTCTTGCTTTGCTGCTTCATAACGGTTGCATGCGTAGAAGCCTCCAGTTCTCTCACCATGGTCCGACCATTGACCAAGACACAACCTGAAAAAGTATAAATGTCAGTGTTTGGTAGTTCTTGGCAATCGATGTAATTACATTAAGGGATTTGAATGGAACAGATAATAAATTAAGCCATAGCACAGGCACAAAAAGGGAAATATGTGTTTCATGAAAAATTTGGTATAAATGCAGAACAGTATAAAAGCATACCAGCAAAACTCAAACTTGCATGGCGGAGTGCAAGTCATGTGCATGCAGCCTTGGTTCTTTTCAATCGGCCGCTTGCACTTGGGACAGGGCTTGGAGTTGGccaaaatcctaaaaatgacaaaatcagCATGAGAAATGCCATGCACTCAACATACTACAAGACCAAGAACAGTACCAAGAAGTATATACTATCTTGCAAGCAAAAATTAATGAGTATGCAAATTCATACGCCATATAAATTGTAAAAATTACCACATAGCAACACCAGGCAGGGGACATGAAAATTGTACTATCTAGTATGTAAGGAAGATATAATCTGATTTTTTAACTGATAGAGAAATGTACAATCCCTCAGTATCATAATCTGACTTGACGTTATATCAATTATCATCTAAAATTATTATGTTACCTAGATGGCTAAGAAGACATAATTCGCAAAACTTTATTTGAAATGGCTCAAGAGAACCGATACTGCAAATAGaagatattttgaaataaaaatactagAGATAAACAGCATATAATGATGCGAAGTACCACTTGTTTACTTTTTCATTTCAAACATACAGCATTTGTGAAATAAACACTCTATAAGTACACTCATAGCGAGAAAATATATATGAACAGACACATATGATGTTAGTTTTGCCAAATCATTCCAGTAGTAGTATACCAGTTCATGTTCTCGGATTCTGCACTGTTTTTCAAAACCCACTTTGCCACAGTTTCACAGTCTACTGGCCGATGAGCTTCTTCTGCACACTGATCATAGCACCAGTGCATAATACTTAACTTGAGTAATCCCCATGAAGAAAATTAAGATGGTAAAATACATAGCAAACCCCAACTCACATTCCAACAGAAGCTATATGAACAACTGCAAGTGACATCATAGCTTCCACTACCAACAACATATTCCACGGCTGAATCGCAACCAGGAGCAGGGCACCACTTAATCTGTAAGGAAAGATAAGAGAAAAAATTACCTTCAAAATAGAGTTCTCACTGAATGAGGAGAACTGGGCAAGGCATAATAAGCATGTGGTCAAGATGAAGCTGATTCTGTGATTTATACAGTTTGCAAAATGATGCCTTATACGGTTAATTCTCAATAAGCCACACATTCTTTTTTACTTAGTATCTAAAAGTATAAACCTAGTAACTCTAAAGATTCATACATAATTCAGTCAAAGATATGAAAAGATCAGGAGGTGATTTGTCTACCTTACGGCTGTCCTCAACATAAGATCTAAGAAGATAGCGGCGGTACTTCTCTTTATCCTCATGGGAACCTAACTTATCAATCATATCTTGGCCAACAGCAGCACCACAGGATGGATCAGGACACCTCAGCACCAAGCATCCAGGACCATCATTGATGGAAGTGCTTATGTAAGCTAAAAGTACAGGCAGGTAATAGATCAGTTATGACTTTTTAGCACTCACGCATGCAAATCTCAAAGAGACACATTGCAGGGataaactttttaaaaaaataacagaGATTGCATCATTCCCATTAGAGACGATAAATCAAATATGCCCGTTTCAGTGGTCATGGAAATTCTGATGAATACTAGCTAGAGTTCACAAGAATCACGTTTTTTATGAAACCATGGTTCCCCTCCACAAAACCACTTAAAGCATTCCATTGAACCCAATACCCCTTCCAAATTTAGATCTACAAAGAAGTGTCAtggaaaatgtttttttatgaaatgtttGTTTCAGCTTTAGGAAAATTCTTTAGAACTAATCCAATAAAGGGCATTCATGGAAGCAGCGGATATGGATAAAGCTTTCGTTTTTTAATGTATCTACAAGAATAAGTCAGTTAAAGACCGATAGACAAACCTTTCCAGCACGTGTCACAAAAAAGGTGAGAGCATGCAAGAGTTTGTAGTTTGCCAATAGAGTAGCTCTCGAAACAGATCCCGCAAGACACCTACTAGGATACAAACTTACAAAGTAAGATAAGCACATGAAGATGATGGAAACAAAATTCTGAAAGGAAAATAAATAGTTTGGAGTCATCTTAAATTGAACTTACTTCTTTGTAATTTGGAGACTTCACGACTGGTTTCTCCAATATGCCAACTGCTCTGCGAACATTTTCTTCATCAGCAAACCATTCTTCATGCACGTTATTCACACTCCTGGAAACAATCACGTTAAAAAATTTGTAGATGGAAAAACTGAAATTATACAATCAGATCATATATTACTGACAAAAAAAACACCCATTCTCCAATTTAATAGGATTTTTAAGGAATTCAAACAATTACTACATACCAGATACCTCGATTTTCTTGAAGAACAAGAATGAGTTACTCGAGGCCCAAGTAAGTAAAAGGAAATCTAACAAAACTTGATTTTGGCCAAAATAATTACTTGgttttaaaaagcaaaagtacaACGAGTTACCAGTTATAGCGCCTCAATAGTATGCATGCTGCTTCCCGTGGAATAGAAAGAACAGTTGATATTTTGGTAATATCTTCGAATTGGCGTCGTTGTATATCTTCTTCTTTTAAGATAGTATAGTTCTTCTGTAACACATACAACAGTGAGTTTCTCAGGATGGAGGCAGGAGTGACATTAATATAAAGCTAACTAAATAAGCGCATAACTTCCATTCAAAATTCTTAGTTACAGAATCAGAAAATTCTCTAACAATCACTTT
This sequence is a window from Salvia splendens isolate huo1 chromosome 5, SspV2, whole genome shotgun sequence. Protein-coding genes within it:
- the LOC121803623 gene encoding probable E3 ubiquitin-protein ligase ARI7, with protein sequence MESEDDMHDANEVASVEEDDNYYSGGEDDHDMDEAGEDEDYGYDYADEKDDDDAADYDFIANSDDGDDALVSRSQKNYTILKEEDIQRRQFEDITKISTVLSIPREAACILLRRYNWSVNNVHEEWFADEENVRRAVGILEKPVVKSPNYKEVSCGICFESYSIGKLQTLACSHLFCDTCWKAYISTSINDGPGCLVLRCPDPSCGAAVGQDMIDKLGSHEDKEKYRRYLLRSYVEDSRKIKWCPAPGCDSAVEYVVGSGSYDVTCSCSYSFCWNCAEEAHRPVDCETVAKWVLKNSAESENMNWILANSKPCPKCKRPIEKNQGCMHMTCTPPCKFEFCWLCLGQWSDHGERTGGFYACNRYEAAKQEGVYDESERRREMAKNSLERYTHYYERWASNQSSRQKAMADLHQMQSVHLEKLSEVQCQPESQLKFIIEAWQQIVECRKVLKWTYAYGFYLPEAEHTKKQFFEYLQGEAEAGLERLHQCAEKELMNYLNSEGPSKDFNDFRTKLAGLTSVTRNYFENLVRALENGLSDVDSQAVCNKMSSKTAAGTSKSKGGRGKGSSKTGTSVRNADDLGSWACDKCTYMNARSAVACHVCNHRR